From one Culex quinquefasciatus strain JHB chromosome 3, VPISU_Cqui_1.0_pri_paternal, whole genome shotgun sequence genomic stretch:
- the LOC6041226 gene encoding transmembrane protein 185B, which produces MNLQSLFQDFNPSKFIVHCCLFTFTVLFCLRLDDYIDWPYWVIFIPLWVWKSIATLGAIVGAIVWCRYPHYRVEGDSYAHFKAMLISLSLHLILLMFELLACDRLTSGRHLWVLVFIPLIFGSVASVGACVWAVKHDRSFELELFCAVNALQFVFLPLKLDGFVSWSWEVVFVPLWIVLCLSLVAVLYSIIFCGILLRTPEVSHQQKKSAINSAIGNCATVLPILVFQVLLADKLDNENLDWPFIGVAGPLLLSLFVLILLSFNAKGGNKWWFGIRKSFCQFLLSVLPCLQEYGNISYHTESAAAAGQNVPLDTAAVSQLDEFEKFDKKSKKALSKKNDHLKPVVPIISIDLPD; this is translated from the exons ATGAATCTGCAGAGTCTGTTTCAGGACTTTAATCCGAG CAAATTTATCGTGCActgctgtttgtttacattcacgGTACTGTTTTGCCTGCGATTGGACGACTATATTG ATTGGCCGTACTGGGTGATATTTATTCCACTATGGGTGTGGAAGTCCATCGCCACGCTCGGAGCGATCGTCGGGGCCATCGTTTGGTGTCGCTATCCACATTACAG GGTCGAAGGCGATTCGTACGCGCACTTCAAAGCCATGCTGATATCGCTCTCACTGCACCTCATCCTGCTCATGTTCGAGCTACTG GCATGTGATCGGCTAACATCCGGACGGCACCTTTGGGTACTGGTGTTTATCCCGCTGATCTTCGGCAGCGTGGCCAGCGTCGGCGCTTGCGTTTGGGCCGTCAAACACGACCGGTCGTTTGAG CTCGAGCTGTTCTGCGCCGTCAACGCGCTCCAGTTTGTGTTTCTTCCGCTCAAGCTGGACGGATTCGTGTCGTGGAGCTGGGAAGTGGTGTTCGTTCCTTTGTGGATCGTGCTGTGCCTGAGCCTGGTGGCCGTACTGTACAGCATCATCTTCTGCGGCATTCTCCTGCGAACGCCGGAGGTCAGCCACCAGCAGAAGAAATCCGCCATCAACTCGGCCATCGGAAACTGCGCAACGGTTCTTCCCATCCTGGTGTTTCAGGTTCTGCTCGCCGACAAGCTGGACAATGAAAATTTggattggccgttcatcggcgTCGCCGGACCTCTCTTACTATCTCTGTTTGTACTAATTCTTCTCAGTTTCAACGCCAAAGGTGGCAACAAGT GGTGGTTCGGCATTCGCAAGAGCTTCTGCCAGTTCCTGCTGAGCGTGCTGCCCTGCCTGCAGGAGTACGGTAACATATCATATCACACGGAAAGTGCGGCCGCCGCCGGCCAGAACGTGCCGCTGGACACGGCCGCCGTCTCCCAGCTGGACGAGTTTGAAAAGTTCGACAAAAAGAGCAAGAAAGCCCTGAGCAAAAAGAACGACCACCTCAAACCGGTGGTGCCGATCATCAGCATCGATCTGCCCGACTAG
- the LOC6041230 gene encoding SWI/SNF-related matrix-associated actin-dependent regulator of chromatin subfamily B member 1 — MSLKTYGDKPVSFQIEDGGEYFCIGSEVGNYLRLFRGLLYKKYPGMLRRTLSPEERKKLLDSGISNQFLASSVSLLRASEVAEILEGNDEKYKAVAVTASEPPAPRESKSTKKQPPWVPTMPNSSHLDAVPQATPINRNRVYNKKVRTFPMCFDDTDPTVNVENSAQTEVLVPIRLDMEIEGQKLRDTFTWNRNECMITPEQFAEVLCDDLDLNPTPFVPAIAAAIRQQIEAYPSEPVVLEEGSDQRVLVKLNIHVGNTSLVDQVEWDMAEKENNPEDFAIKLCAELGLGGEFVTAISYSIRGQLSWHQRTYAFSETPLATVEVPFRTPSDADQWAPFLETLTDAEMEKKIRDQDRNTRRMRRLANTYT, encoded by the exons ATGTCCCTCAAGACGTACGGCGACAAGCCGGTCAGCTTCCAGATCGAGGATGGGGGCGAGTATTTCTGCATCGGTTCCgag GTGGGGAACTACTTGCGGCTGTTCCGAGGGTTGCTGTACAAGAAGTACCCGGGGATGTTGCGGAGGACGTTGAGTCCGGAGGAGAGGAAGAAGCTGCTGGACTCGGGGATTAGCAATCAGTTTTTGGCGAGTTCGGTTTCGCTGTTGAGGGCTTCCGAGGTGGCGGAGATATTGGAGGGGAATGATGAGAAGTACAAGGCGGTGGCCGTAACGGCTTCGGAGCCGCCGGCGCCTCGCGAGAGCAAGTCGACCAAGAAGCAACCGCCGTGGGTTCCGACGATGCCGAATTCGAGCCATTTGGACGCGGTTCCGCAAGCCACTCCGATTAATCGGAACCGGGTTTACAACAAGAAGGTTCGCACGTTTCCGATGTGTTTCGACGATACGGATCCGACGGTGAATGTGGAGAACTCGGCCCAAACGGAGGTGTTGGTGCCGATCCGGTTGGATATGGAGATTGAAGGGCAGAAGTTGCGGGACACTTTCACCTGGAACCGGAACGAGTGCATGATTACGCCGGAGCAGTTTGCGGAGGTTCTGTGCGATGATTTGGATTTGAATCCGACGCCGTTTGTGCCGGCCATTGCGGCAGCGATCCGGCAGCAGATCGAGGCCTATCCGAGTGAGCCGGTTGTGTTGGAGGAGGGATCTGACCAGCGCGTGCTGGTCAAGCTGAACATTCACGTGGGCAACACCTCGCTGGTGGACCAGGTCGAGTGGGACATGGCCGAGAAGGAAAACAATCCGGAGGACTTTGCGATCAAGCTGTGCGCGGAGCTGGGACTGGGCGGTGAGTTCGTGACCGCCATTTCGTACTCGATCCGGGGCCAGCTGTCGTGGCACCAGCGCACGTACGCTTTTAGCGAGACTCCGCTGGCGACGGTGGAGGTTCCGTTCCGGACACCGAGCGATGCCGACCAGTGGGCTCCGTTCCTGGAGACGCTGACCGACGCCGAGATGGAGAAGAAGATTCGCGACCAGGACCGGAACACGCGACGAATGCGCCGTCTGGCCAACACGTACACGTAA
- the LOC119768589 gene encoding secreted RxLR effector protein 161-like — MEVKRDDGCYKVRVKNHIDKLLTKFGMEQAKTTKSPMDPGYLKAEELSTPFGDQTKYRSLVGGLMYIACTARPDIAVGAAILGRKFSAPNEADWTAAKRVLRYLKATREYYLRLGGEPGEALVGHSEADWAGDPGNRRSTSGFVFTFGGGAISWASRQQLCVTKQIALEYCPTNRLVADLFTKPLGPLKLGQFCGTLGLLA, encoded by the coding sequence ATGGAGGTGAAACGCGACGACGGGTGCTACAAGGTGCGGGTGAAGAACCACATTGACAAATTGCTCACGAAGTTTGGGATGGAGCAAGCGAAAACCACGAAGTCACCCATGGACCCCGGGTACCTCAAAGCCGAAGAACTGAGTACGCCCTTTGGAGACCAGACGAAGTACCGGAGCTTGGTAGGTGGACTGATGTACATCGCCTGTACTGCTAGACCGGACATTGCGGTCGGTGCGGCAATTCTTGGGCGCAAGTTCAGCGCGCCCAATGAAGCCGACTGGACCGCGGCAAAACGTGTGCTCCGGTATCTAAAAGCGACGAGGGAGTACTATCTTCGACTGGGCGGTGAGCCTGGGGAAGCACTTGTTGGGCACTCGGAAGCAGACTGGGCCGGCGACCCAGGAAACAGACGCTCAACGTCCGGCTTTGTTTTCACCTTTGGAGGAGGAGCAATCTCGTGGGCAAGCCGTCAGCAACTGTGCGTCACGAAGCAGATTGCGTTGGAGTACTGTCCGACGAACCGGTTGGTAGCCGATCTCTTCACCAAGCCCCTGGGACCGTTGAAGCTTGGGCAGTTCTGCGGAACGCTCGGGCTGCTGGCGTAG
- the LOC6041228 gene encoding WD repeat-containing protein 3, with protein MGLTKQYLAFQPVASFNLIASGRANVSFVSVGGVDGRFVAVAAAEKVLVWNTRLGEKVLELTRDKQEVSYVRASPDGKHLAVGYTDGVIEVFELESRQSVCTFAAHRSAISAMNYDLIGMKLVSGGLDNDVVVSDVVAQAGKCRLVGHNAPITEACFMQRYHDVVISCSKDTQIKFWNIETQSCFKTIVDHRTEVWGVVLMRNDDFLVAGSNDSQLSVYKIVENSGQEAVGELESESSSPFRCSQIGNIQRSGFGRTINLIAESGGQILGCHGTDRKIELFYFYTVDEALARLTKRLKKLDTKAKNDQAASSSSADRQLSLTDEIKRLPAIAVPEKIKSFDLLLGSRDELRVCVTYVKNIVQMYTLNVAEKHAEPKAIHTLRQQGHPTEVRAVGFSSDNLAVASGSGESLKLWNRATQSCLRTVETGYVVSCCFVPGDRHVLVGLKTGQLLIVDIVIGEVIERIEAHAKELWSIVLTPDQRGCVTGGGDTTVKFWNFELVADPNREEGSEVKVLSLLHKNVLKLEETVLSVRLSRNSKYIAVALLDSTVKIFFLDTLKFYLSLYGHKLPVLCMDISYDSNIIVTGSADRSIKIWGMDFGDCHRSLVAHDNSVMGLQFIPKTHLFFSCGKDGRLKQWDADSFEKIITLPGHVGEAHGLAVSPNGKFVVSCGSDRTLRLFERTDEPLVLQDVQEEEREELENNTLATGDDSAVPGLPGLKLPSKKTIGSEKAAENILECLDVSKAFEQEDNKSIIPPLMFAYEATNTDDFLLSVLTRIRASDLEEALLLLPFSSVCELLERIPKLTQTRQDQTEIICKVVLFLFRIHQKPIVANQTLLPVIQDLIGKLQRAVHEQRDMIGVNHHGMQMLQREAEANQGGVDLFRDATKNRRLKNQRRKRKELAKRTFVQIST; from the exons ATGGGTCTCACCAAGCAGTATCTGGCGTTCCAGCCGGTGGCCAGCTTCAACCTGATTGCGAGTGGGCGCGCCAACGTTTCGTTCGTCTCGGTTGGCGGCGTGGACGGGCGGTTCGTGGCGGTGGCCGCCGCCGAGAAGGTGCTGGTTTGGAATACCAG aCTTGGCGAGAAGGTGCTGGAGTTGACGCGGGACAAGCAGGAGGTTAGCTATGTGAGGGCGAGTCCGGACGGGAAGCACCTGGCCGTGGGTTACACGGACGGTGTGATTGAGGTGTTTGAGCTGGAGAGTCGCCAGTCGGTGTGCACCTTTGCCGCGCATCGGTCGGCCATCAGTGCGATGAATTACGACTTGATTGGGATGAAGTTGGTTTCCGGGGGGTTGGACAACGACGTGGTTGTGTCCGATGTGGTGGCCCAGGCTGGCAAGTGTCGTTTGGTAGGGCATAACGCGCCCATTACGGAGGCTTGCTTCATGCAGCGTTACCACGATGTGGTGATTTCGTGCTCCAAGGACACCCAGATCAAGTTCTGGAACATTGAGACGCAGAGCTGCTTCAAGACGATCGTGGATCACCGCACGGAGGTTTGGGGCGTTGTGTTGATGCGCAACGATGACTTTTTGGTGGCTGGGTCGAACGACTCCCAGCTGTCGGTGTACAAAATCGTGGAGAACAGTGGTCAGGAGGCGGTTGGagagttggagtcggaatcgTCCAGCCCGTTTCGATGCTCGCAAATTGGAAACATTCAGCGGTCCGGGTTTGGCAGGACCATCAACTTGATCGCGGAAAGTGGCGGCCAGATTCTGGGTTGTCACGGAACGGATCGTAAGATTGAACTGTTTTACTTCTACACCGTCGATGAAGCGCTGGCTCGGCTGACGAAGCGTCTGAAAAAGTTGGACACAAAAGCGAAGAATGATCAAGCGGCGTCTTCGTCTTCAGCGGATCGCCAACTTTCGCTGACCGATGAAATCAAACGCCTACCAGCGATTGCCGTTCCGGAGAAGATTAAATCGTTTGATCTGCTGCTGGGGAGTCGTGACGAGTTGCGCGTATGCGTGACCTACGTCAAGAACATCGTCCAGATGTACACGTTGAACGTGGCGGAAAAGCACGCCGAACCGAAAGCCATTCATACGCTCCGCCAGCAGGGACATCCGACGGAGGTGCGTGCCGTCGGGTTCAGTTCGGACAACCTGGCCGTCGCTTCGGGCAGCGGAGAATCGCTCAAGTTGTGGAACCGCGCGACGCAGTCCTGTCTGCGGACCGTTGAAACCGGGTACGTGGTGAGTTGTTGCTTCGTTCCCGGTGATCGGCACGTGCTCGTGGGTCTCAAGACGGGCCAGCTGCTCATCGTGGACATTGTCATCGGGGAGGTCATCGAGCGGATAGAGGCGCACGCGAAGGAACTGTGGAGCATCGTGCTGACTCCGGATCAACGCGGTTGCGTCACCGGCGGCGGCGACACCACGGTCAAGTTCTGGAACTTTGAGCTGGTTGCCGACCCGAACCGGGAGGAGGGCAGCGAAGTGAAGGTCCTCTCGTTGCTGCACAAGAACGTGCTCAAGCTGGAAGAAACGGTACTGAGCGTGAGGCTTTCGCGCAACAGCAAGTACATCGCCGTAGCGCTGCTCGACTCAACGGTCAAGATCTTCTTCCTGGACACGCTCAAGTTCTACCTGTCGCTGTACGGCCACAAACTCCCAGTGCTTTGCATGGACATTTCGTACGACTCGAACATCATCGTGACCGGTTCCGCCGACCGCAGCATCAAAATCTGGGGCATGGACTTTGGCGATTGCCACCGATCGCTGGTCGCCCACGACAACTCCGTCATGGGACTGCAGTTCATCCCGAAGACGCACCTGTTCTTCTCGTGCGGAAAGGACGGCCGCCTCAAGCAATGGGACGCGGACAGTTTCGAGAAGATCATCACCCTGCCGGGACACGTTGGTGAGGCACACGGACTCGCCGTCAGTCCCAACGGGAAGTTTGTGGTGAGCTGCGGTTCCGATCGAACGCTACGTCTCTTTGAACGCACCGACGAGCCTCTGGTTCTGCAAGACGTCCAAGAAGAAGAGCGCGAAGAGTTGGAAAACAACACGCTAGCCACTGGAGATGACTCCGCCGTGCCGGGACTCCCGGGATTAAAACTCCCCTCGAAGAAAACCATCGGATCGGAAAAGGCCGCCGAAAACATCCTCGAATGTCTCGACGTGAGCAAAGCCTTCGAACAAGAGGACAACAAGAGCATCATCCCACCGCTAATGTTCGCGTACGAAGCCACCAACACCGACGACTTCCTACTGTCCGTCCTCACCCGCATCCGCGCCAGCGACCTCGAGGAAGCCCTGCTTCTCCTGCCCTTCTCCAGCGTCTGTGAACTGCTCGAGCGAATCCCAAAACTAACCCAAACCCGCCAGGACCAAACCGAAATCATCTGCAAAGTCGTGCTCTTCCTGTTCCGCATCCACCAGAAACCGATCGTGGCCAACCAGACGCTGCTGCCGGTCATTCAGGACCTCATTGGCAAGCTACAGCGTGCCGTCCACGAGCAGCGCGACATGATCGGCGTGAACCACCACGGCATGCAGATGTTGCAGCGCGAAGCGGAAGCCAACCAGGGTGGGGTTGATCTATTCCGGGACGCGACCAAGAACCGCCGGCTGAAGAATCAACGCCGCAAGCGAAAGGAACTGGCCAAGCGGACGTTCGTGCAGATTAGCACTTGA
- the LOC6041229 gene encoding uncharacterized protein LOC6041229, which yields MPSKQKAADDDLSSESVEVLRERLNQMKRLIAERQNQTSATGSASDLWAPQTRSSCSGIIDGNFLSMAFGGALLVILSVSVYAFYNLYHAVLKKFPSQHTEL from the exons ATGCCCTCGAAGCAGAAAGCCGCCGACG ACGACCTCTCGTCCGAATCGGTCGAAGTGCTCCGCGAGCGCCTCAACCAGATGAAGCGACTGATTGCGGAACGGCAGAACCAGACGAGCGCCACCGGCAGTGCGTCCGATCTGTGGGCACCGCAGACGCGGTCCAGCTGCAGTGGCATCATCGATGGGAACTTCCTGTCGATGGCGTTCGGAGGGGCGCTGCTGGTCATTCTGTCGGTGTCCGTGTACGCGTTCTACAATTTGTACCACGCCGTGCTGAAGAAATTTCCCTCGCAGCACACGGAGCTGTGA
- the LOC6041227 gene encoding pre-mRNA-splicing factor 38: MANRTVKDARNVHGTNPQYLIEKIIRSRIYDSKYWKEQCFALTAELLVDKAMDIRFVGGVYGGNIKPTPFLCLTLKMLQIQPEKDIVVEFIKNEEFKYVRALGAFYLRLTGSSQDCYKYLEPLYNDNRKLRRQNRMGHYELVHMDEFIDELLREERGCDIILPRIQKRHVLEENNELDPKVSALDDDLDEEDEEMPSDDDANLEEMAEALKAKEREKKLETIKIRDSKRESSRERQADKSKEYKDRGSGGGDRYRDYDRGRGDRERDYERREPPSDYRHKERGDGRDKDRDRQRRSDRDERDRRPAERDREKDYDRREPPSDYHYKDREGREKDRDRQRRGDRDRDYERRHSGRDRERF; the protein is encoded by the exons ATGGCCAACCGCACGGTCAAGGACGCCCGGAACGTGCACGGCACGAACCCGCAGTACCTGATCGAGAAGATCATCCGGTCGCGCATCTACGACAGCAAGTACTGGAAGGAGCAATGCTTCGCGCTGACAGCAGAATTGCTTGTGGACAAGGCGATGGACATTCGGTTCGTGGGCGGCGTCTACGGGGGGAACATTAAGCCGACGCCGTTCCTGTGCCTGACGCTGAAGATGCTGCAGATTCAGCCGGAGAAGGACATCGTGGTGGAATTTATTAAGAACGAGGAGTTTAAGTATGTGCGGGCGCTGGGGGCGTTTTATCTGCGGTTGACGGGATCGTCGCAGGATTGCTACAAATATCTGGAGCCGTTGTATAACGATAATCGGAAGTTGAGGCGGCAGAACCGGATGGGTCATTACGAGTTGGTACATATGGACGAGTTCATAGATGAGCTGCTGCGGGAAGAGCGCGGATGCGACATTATTTTGCCCCGCATCCAGAAACGACACGTGCTAGAGGAGAACAACGAGCTGGATCCGAAGGTGTCCGCGCTGGATGACGATTTGGATGAAGAGGATGAGGAAATGCCGAGCGATGACGATGCAAACTTGGAGGAGATGGCGGAAGCGCTGAAGGCGAAGGAAAGGGAGAAAAAGCTGGAGACGATCAAGATCCGGGACAGCAAGAGGGAATCGTCGCGGGAGCGGCAGGCGGACAAGTCGAAGGAGTACAAGGATCGCGGCAGCGGGGGAGGGGACCGCTACCGGGACTACGACAGGGGGCGCGGCGACAGGGAGCGAGATTACGAGAGACGAGA ACCACCGTCCGACTATCGCCACAAAGAGAGAGGGGATGGGCGCGACAAGGACCGGGATCGCCAGCGGCGCAGTGACCGTGACGAGCGAGATCGACGCCCCGCGGAAAGAGATCGCGAGAAGGACTACGATCGACGAGA ACCTCCGTCCGACTATCACTACAAAGATCGCGAGGGTCGCGAAAAGGACCGGGACCGACAGCGTCGCGGTGATCGCGATCGAGACTACGAAAGACGACACAGCGGGAGAGATCGGGAGCGATTTTAG